GGTCTCGACGTCGAAGACGGCGCCGGGGCGCGTGACGACGTCGGCGACGGTCTGGGCCGCGCGCCGCAGGGGTGTGCGGTGCAGCAGCGTGTCGACGGCGCGGCCGGCGACGAACCGCGCCTTGCCCTCGGGCGTGGTGACCTGTGCGCCCAGCGACTTCCCGAAGTCGCCCACGAGCCGCTTGGCGACGAGCTGGAGCAGCACCGTGTTGTCGCCCTCGAAGGTGGCGTACACGTCGAGGTCGGCGCGCAGCGACGTGATGCGGTTCTCGGTGAGGAACCCGGCGCCGCCGCAAGCCTCGCGGCACTCCTGGAGGGTGTCGAGCGCGAACGCGGTGGAGGTCGCCTTCATGGCCGCGGCCATGGTCTCCAGGTCCGCGCGCTTGTCCTCGGTGTCCTCGCGCCCGCTGAAGACGTCGTCGAACAGGTCGAGCAGCCGCTCGTGCGCGTAGTGCAGCGCGTACGTCTCGGCGATGCGCGGGATGAGCCGACGGCGGTGGGTCGCGTAGTCGAGCAGCACGACCTCCTCGTCCGGGGTGGCGGCCGCGAACTGGCGGCGCACGGAGCCGTACCGGACGGCGATCGCCAGGCCGATGCGCGAGGCGGTGCCGGCGGCGCCGTCGAGCGAGACTCGGCCCTGGACCAGGGCCCCCAGCATCGTGAAGAACCGGCGGCCCGGGCTGGCGATCGGCGAGGTGTACGTGCCGTCCTCGGCGACCTGGCCGTACCGGGCCAGCAGGTTCTCCCGCGGCACGCGCACCTGGTCGAACCAGAGGCGGCCGTTGTCGATGCCGCGCAGCCCGCCCTTGAGGCCGTCGTCCTCGCCGCCGACGCCCGGCAGGAACTCCCCGTCGCTGCTGCGGATCGGCACGTAGAAGCAGTGCACGCCGTAGTCGACGCCGCCCGTGACGAGCCGCGCGAACACCGTGGCGGCCAGTCCGTCCTCGGCACCGTTGCCGAGGTAGTCCTTCCACGCCCCGCGGAACGGGGTGTGGATCACGAACTCCTGCGTGTCCGGGTCGTACGTCGCGGTGGTGCCGACGGCGGCGACGTCGGAACCGTGGCCGGTCTCCGTCATGGCGAACGCGCCGGGGACGGACAGGTCCATCGCGCCCGGCAGCCAGCGGTCCTGCTGCTCGGGGGTGCCGAGCTGCCAGATCGCGGAGGCGAACAGGCCCCACTGCACCCCGGCCTTGATCTGCAGCGACGGGTCACCGATCGCCAGCTCCTCGAACCCGGCCAGGTTGGCGCCGGGCGAGCCGCCGCCGCCTAGCCGTTCCGGGAAGCCCAGCCAGACCTGGTGCCGCGGGTCCTCGGCGAGCTGGTGGCACTGTGCGAGCACCCGCTTGCGGTGCTCCGCCATCGAGAGGGACTCGTCCTTCCAGAACCGCGGCTCGGCGGCGTGGGCGCGCGCGGCGGAGCGCCACTGCGGCCAGCGGCCCAGGAGGGAGTCGTGCAGGGCCGTGACGTCGATCCGCGGGCCGGGCCGGGCGGGCCCGGTGGTCGCGGTGGCCGCGGCGGGTGCCGGTGCGGGTGCGGCGGCGGTCTCGGGGCGGTCGGCCGCCGGGGCCGCCGCCTGCGTCGTCGGGTCAGAGGTGGTGGTCATCGTCGGATCCCCTGGGTCGTGGCGTGGGTCGTGGCGTGGGTCGGGAGATGGTTCGTGGCGTGGTCGGTCGGGTGCAGCACTCCGACGGGGCCCCGCCAGAGCCAGAGCGTCACGTGCTCCGTCAGCTCCTCGCGGGTCAGCGTCGTCGTGCCCGCCTCGCGGTGGCCGAGCCACCACTCGCCGGCGCCGCGCACGTGCCCGACGGCGCCGGCAGCCCAGGCCGCGGCGACGTCGTCGGGCACGCCCGCGAGCTCGGCGAAGGGACGGGCGACGATCTCGATCACGGAGTCGAGGTAGGCCGCCAGCGGCGCCTCGCCGCCGGGCAGGTCGTCGGGCTCCGGCTCGACGCCCGCGATGGAGGTGCGGGTGACGAACCAGTAGACGCGGGGCGAGTGCTCGATCATCTCGAGGTACACCCGCACCATCGCGCGGAGCCCGCCGAGCGGGGTCGGCGCGTCGGCCGCGGCACGCACGAGGGCGTCGTGCATGTCGCCGACGACGGCGGTGGCGACCGCGAGGCGCAGCCCTGCCTTGTCGGCGAAGTAGCGGTACACGATCGACTTCGAGGTGCCGGCAGCGGCGGCGATGTCGTCCATCGACACCCCCGGGCCGTGCCGGTGGACGGCCTTGCGGGCGGCGTTCACCAGCTCCGCGCGGCGGGCGGCGCGGTGGTCGTCCCATCGCGTCGAGCGTCCGTCCTGGTCACGCGTCATCGCGTTCTCCTGTGTCTGAGAGGAGTGCCGGTTCGTCCTGTGACCCGGCTCACGAGACTCACGGTATCAGGTACTCTGAGTCTCAGGTCAGACTTGCCCCACCACGAGGGGCGGCGGGACGATCAGCGAGGATCGCCTCCCGGACTCCGCACGAGCGAAGGAACGACGCAGTGGCCACACGCTCCCCCCGACCGACGCACCCTCCTGTCCGCGACGCGGTGGTGGTCGGCGGCAACCGCATCCCGTTCGCCCGGGCCGGCAAGGCCTACGGCGACGCCTCCAACCACGAGCTGCTGACGGCGGCGGTCGAGGGCCTGGTGGCCCGGTTCGGCCTGCAGGGCGAACGGCTCGGCGAGGTCGTGGCCGGCGCCGTGCTCAAGCACTCCCGGGACTTCAACCTGGTGCGCGAGTGCGTGCTCGGCTCCTCGCTGTCGCCGCAGACGCCCGCCTACGACGTGCAGCAGGCCTGCGCGACCGGGCTCGAGGCCGCCATCGCGGTGACCAACAAGATCAAGCTCGGCCAGATCGACTCCGGCATCGCCGGAGGCACCGACACCATCTCCGACGCCCCCGTCGCGGTGAGCGACGGGCTGCGCCGCGCGCTGCTCGACGCCTCGCACGCCAAGACCCTGCAGGGGCGACTCAAGGCCCTGGCAAAGCTGCGGCCCGCCGACCTCAAGCCGCTCACCCCCGCCACCGACGAGCCGCGCACCGGCCTGTCCATGGGCGAGCACCAGGCCGTCACCACCGCCCGCTGGGGCGTCTCCCGCGAGGACCAGGACCAGGTCGCGCTCGCCTCCCACCAGAACCTGGCGCGCGCCTGGGACGAGGGCTTCTTCGACGACCTGGTCACCCCGTTCCGCGGCCTGACCCGCGACGACAACCTGCGGCCGGACACGTCGCTGGAGAAGCTGGGCACGCTGCGCCCGGTGTTCGGCAAGGCGCTGGGCACGGCCGAGCCCACCATGACGGCGGGCAACTCGACGCCGCTGACCGACGGCGCCTCCGCCGTCCTGCTCGCCTCGCGCGAGTGGGCCGCCGCGCACGACCTGCCCGTGCTCGCGCGGTTCGTGGACGCCGAGACCGCCGCCGTCGACTTCGTCCACGGCCACGAGGGCCTGCTCATGGCCCCCGCCCACGCCGTGCCCCGGCTGCTGGCCCGCAACGGGCTCAAGCTCGGCGACATCGACTTCTTCGAAATCCACGAGGCGTTCGCCTCCACGGTGCTCACCACGCTCGCCGCGTGGGAGGACGACGAGTACTGCCGCACCGAGCTGGGCCTGCCCGGCGCGCTCGGCCCGGTGGACCGCGCGAAGATCAACGTCAACGGGTCCTCGCTGGCCGCGGGCCACCCGTTCGCCGCCACCGGCGGGCGCATCCTCGCCGCCGCCGCCAAGCTCGTCTCCCAGCGGGCCGCGGCCACCGGCAAGCCCGCCCGCGCGCTGATCTCCGTGTGCGCGGCCGGCGGCCTCGGCGCGACCGCGCTGATCGAGTCGGTCTGAGGGGGGCGACGATGACCGACATGTACACGAAGGCCGTCAACACCGGCCTCGGCAAGACCGTCGCCGCGAAGCTCGGCCTGCCGCGCCCCGCGCTGCTGCGCCGCCACCAGCCGGGTGCGACGCTCACGGTGGGCCCGGTCCTGCTGGTCGCCGACGCCGCGAGCGCCACGACCGCCACCGCCGTCGGCGGCGTGCTGCGCGGGTGGGGACTGGACGTCACCGACCGGTTCGAGGGTTCGGTGCCGGATCGTGGGCCCGAGCCCACGAACGGACACCCGACCCACGAATCGGTCGCGGCTGCCGAGGGTGAGACCCGCTGGGGTGCCATCGTGCTGGTGGTCAGCGAGGTGGCTCGCCCTGCGGACGCCTCCGCGGCGGTGCTCGCGCTGCCGAAGGCGCTCAAGCGGCTCGCGCCGCACGGGCGCGTGGTCACCGTCTCGCGGGCCGCGGCCCCGGGTGACGCCCCGGAGCTCGCGGCGGCACGGCGCGGGTTCGACGGGTTCCTCCGGTCGCTCGCCAAGGAGCTACGGGCGGGGGCGACGGGCAACGGCATCGTGCTCGCCGACGGCATCCCCGCCGACCACCCGTCGGCTCGCGCGGCCCTGCGGTTCTTCCTCTCGGCGAAGAGCGCGTTCGTGGACGGCCAGCTCCTGACCGTGGGCAGCGCGGACGCCGGGCACGTCGAGAGCGCCCAGGCGTGGGAGCGCCCGCTGGAGGGCAAGGTCGCCGTCGTCACCGGGGCCGCCCGCGGCATCGGCGCCGCCATCGCCAAGACCCTCGCGCGCGACGGCGCCACCGTCGTCTGCGTCGACGTGCCCGCCGCGGGCGAGGGCCTGGCCCGCACCGCCAACGCCGTCCGCGGCACCGCGCTCCAGCTCGACGTCACCGCGCCCGACGCCGGTGAGCGCATCATCGAGCACGCCCGCACCCGCCACGGCCGCCTCGACGTCGTCGTGCACAACGCCGGCATCCTGCGCGACAAGCTGCTGGCCAACATGGACCCCGCGCGCTGGGACTCCGTCGTCGCGGTCAACGTCGAGGCGCAGCTGCGCATCAACGAGGCGCTCCTCGCGGCCGCCGCACGCGGCGACGTCGACGGGCTGCGCATCGTCTCGCTCGCCTCCACCAGCGGCATCGCGGGCAACCGCGGGCAGACCAACTACGGGTTCACCAAGGCCGGGGTCATCGGGCACACCGAGGCGACGGCCGCGCTGCTGGCCGAGCACGGCGGCACGGCCAACGCCGTCGCGCCCGGGTTCATCGAGACCGACATGACGCGGCACATCCCGTTCGTGCCGCGGCAGGTGGCGCGCCGGGTGAACTCGCTGCAGCAGGGCGGTCAGCCGGTCGACGTCGCGGAGGCCGTCGCCTTCCTCGCCTCGCCGCTCGCGGCGGGCGTCACCGGCCAGACGCTGCGGGTCTGCGGGCAGAACATGGTCGGGCGATGACCGCCGTCCTGGCGACGTCCGACGGCGCAGGGCTCGAGATCGAGACCCTGCCGGCGATGCCGGGCCTCGCGGGCCTGTACGCGAAGGGGGCCGCGTCGTCGGGCCTCATCGCAGCAGGGCGCGCGCTGCCCGCGATCCCCGGGCTCGGCTCGGGCACCCCGGCGGCCGAGGACGGTGCGCTCACCCTGCCGGGCGTGGTGCACCGGGTCGCGAACGTGCCGACCGCCGGGCTGCGCACGCACCTGCGCGACTACCAGCGGCTGCTGCACGAGCCCGTCTCGGAGCTGCTGCCCGCGGGCTACCTGCACGTGCTCGCATTCCCGCTGGCCACGTCCGTGATGGTGCGCGGCGACTTCCCGCTGCCGCTGCTCGGCATGGTGCACCTGGCCAACGACGCGTCGCTGCTGCGGCCCGTCACGCTCGGCGACGTGCTGGAGGTGCGGGCCTGGGCCGAGCGGCTGCGGCCGCACCGGCGCGGCGTGCAGCTCGACGTCGTCGCGGAGATCCGGGTCGGGGACGAGGTCGCCTGGCGCGGGGCCTCCACCTACCTGGCCCGCGGCTTCGAGGTGCCCGACGACTCTGCCGACCCCGCCGGCACTGCCGGTTCTGCCGGCTCTGCGGTCGAGGACCGCGCCCCGGCGGGCACCTGGGCGCCTCCGCTGCCGACCGGCCGCTGGGCGCTCGCGGGCGGCACCGGGCGGGCCTACGCGGCGATCTCCGGCGACCGGAACCCGATCCATCTGTCGGCGCTGTCGGCGAAGGCGTTCGGGTTCCCGCGGGCGATCGCGCACGGCATGTACACCGCCGCGCGGGCGCTGGCCGAGGTAGGCCCCGGCCACGGGACCACCTACCGATGGACGGTGGAGTTCGGCAAGCCGGTGCTGCTGCCCGGCACGGTGGACGTCGCGATCACCCCGTCCGACGACGGCTTCGCGTACGTCGGCTGGAACGCCGGGCGGCGGCTGCGGCACTTCACGGGCGCGGTCACTCCGCTGTAGCGGGAGTCTGCGAGCCCTTCCTCGGTGGTTGAGCCTGTCGAAACCACCTGCCCACGGTCGGCCCACCCGGACCTCCTGATAGCACCTCCTATCAGGAGGTCCGGCATCGATCTCCTGGTCGATCCTGACGGGAGTCCGTCGCACCACTCCTGCGTTGAGACAGCCCTAGTCTTGTCAGCGCCGTACGCCACACTCATGGCGTGCTGTTTGCATACGTCGACGAGACCGCCAACCAGGCCCACTACCGTGCGGTCGCGCTCGTCGTACCCGAGGCGAAGGTCGGGGCCCTCACTCAAGGCCTCGACGATGTCGTCGAGAGCGCGGCCAAGGTCCATGAGGGTGTAGCGGCGGAGTTCGAGCTGCACGGCCACGACGTGTTTCAGGCAACCGAGGAATGGTCCGTGATGAAGCGCAAGGTCCGTGCGCGCATCGCGATCTATCGGCAGAGCCTCGAGGTCGTCGCCTCCACCGCCGAGGCCATCTACGTCGAGGGCCTGGACCGCGGCCGGTTCCGTGATCGCTATGCCGATGAGCGCGACGAGCACCAGACCTGCCTGTTGCACCTGCTGGAGAAGATCAACGCGCACGCGAGGCGTCGAGGCGAGCACATCGTGGTCGTTGCCGACGAGCACAACACCGCGCTGGCCACCCAGGACGCCCTCCGGCGCGCCCGACGCGAGCCCATCTGGGGCTACCGAGGGCGCCCGGACCGGCTTGTCGACACCATCTACTTCGTCTCGTCTGCAATGAGTCGACCGGTACAGGCCGTCGACATGGTCGCCTTCCTGCACCAACGTCGGGCCGACGCCGTGGAGCCTGACCCACGGGCGACGGCAGCCAACGATGCGCTCTGGAGGGTTCTGGCCGACGTCCCCTCTGCGAGACCGGCTGTGGGAACCGTAGACGCACGACAGCCCCCACCGTGCGGTGGAGGCTGAAGGCGGGGCGCTCAGGATCTCTCCCTATCGCGCACGTCCAGACTACCCGACACCGATCGACGAAGAAAGGCTCGCCGTGGCCGACGGTCACGGCGCGGACCGGCTCAGTAGGTTGGCCCCATGACCGAGCTGCACGAGCGGACCGCCGTCGACCTGCGCGAGCTGCTGCTGGGCGGCAGCGTGTCCCCTGTCGAGCTGACGGAGCACTACCTCGCGCGGGTCGCGGCTCGGAACGACCGGCTCGGGGCGTTCGCCACCGTCACGGCCGACGCCGCGCGCGAGCGGGCGGCCGCGCTGACCCGGGAGCGGGCCGCCGGTGAGGCACTCGACGACGACGTCGACCAGGTGCTGTGGGGCCTGCCCTCGGGCGACAAGGACCTGTGGGACCGCGCCGGGGTGCCCACGGGCTTCGGGTCGCGGGCGTTCGCCGGGCCGTACGCGTACGTGCCCGACGTGAGCAGCGACGTCGTCGCCCAGCTCGACGCGGCCGGGACGGTCAGCCTGGGCAAGACCGCCGCACCCGAGCTCGGCTTCCCCGCCTACACCGAAGGGCTCGGGTTCCCGCCCGCCCGCAACCCGTGGGACCCGACGCGCACCGCGGGCGGTTCCAGCGGGGGCGCGGCCGTCGCCGTCGCGGCCGGCATGCTGCCTTTCGCTCCAGGGTCCGACGGCGGTGGGTCGATCCGCATCCCGGCGGCGGCCTGCGGCGTCGTCGGGCTCAAGCCGACCCGCGGGCTGCTGCCGGCGGGTGGCGGCGTCGACTCCGTGGGCGGACTGGTGGTCACCGGGCCGATCGCCCGCACCGTCGCGGACGCCGCGCTGCTGCTCGAAGGGATGATCGCGCGCGGTCCCGACGGCGCGGCGGCGCACCCTTACACGCTGCGGCAGGCCGCCGGCGAGCGGTGGTCGTACGTGGACGCGGCGACGGGAGGCGCGGGCCGGAAGTTCCGCCTGGCGGTGTCCACGTTCAGCCCGTGGACCGGGTTCTACGACATCACCCCCACCCCCGAGGCCCTCGCCGCGCACTACGCCGGGGTGACCGCGCTCGCCGGGCTGGGCCACGACCTCACGGATCTCGTGCGCGAGCCCGACGCGACCTACGCGCCCGCGTTCCGCACCCTGTGGATGGCCGGCGCCGCGGCCCTGCCCATCGACGATCCCGAACGCCTCGCCCTGCTCGAACCGCTCACCCGGTGGCTCGTCGGCGTCGGGCGCAAGGTCACCGCCCGCGAGCTCGTCGAGGCGCTGCGGGCGCTCGCCGCGTTCGAGCGCACCACGCTTGAACGCATCGCCCCGTACGACGCCGTCGTGCTCCCGGCCCTGGGCATGGTGCCGCCGGAGCTCGGCTGGTTCGACGCGCAGGATCCCGAACGCAACTTCGAGCAGCAGTGCCAGTTCACGCCGTACACGTCGATGGTCAACGTGACCGGGCTGCCCGCGATCACCGTGCCGACCCAGTGGACGGCACCCACGCCCACGGCCCCGGCGGGGATGCCGATGGGCATCCAGCTCGTGGGCCGCCCCGGCGGGGAGCACACGCTGCTGGAGATCGCCGCCCAGCTCGAAGACACCCTGCGCTGGCCGGAGCGCCGTCCGCCGACGTGGTGACCCGGCGGGCCTCGGTGCGTCAGGGGACCGTCGGGGTGCAGCCCGTCGGGTCGCCCAGGGCGGCCGTGGCCAGGAGGCCGTCGAGGCCCAGGCCCTCGGGGACGGGGCGCGGGTCGTCCACCACCACCCACAGGCCGTCGACGACGTCGTACTGCGCCTGCGGGCCGTGCTCGACCAGGGCGGCGACGGCCGCGATGAGCCGCTCGACGTCGGAGCCGGGCGTCCCGACGCCGACGGACGCGCGCACGGCCCCGGCGTCGAAGCCGAGGCGGCCGAGCAGCGGGTGCGCGCAGAACCGGCCGTCGCGCACGCCGATGCCGTGCTCGGCCGAGAGGTACGCGGCCACGAGCCCCGGGTCGTAGCCCGTGACCGTGAAGGTCACCACGCCGACGGGGTCGACGGCGTCGTCCCAGCAGCGCACCACCTGGACGCGGTCGAGGTTCCCGAGCCCGACGACGAGGCGGTCCCGCAGGGCGGCCTCGTGCAGGGCGAGCTCGGCCGGGTCGACGGCGCGCAGCGCGTCGGCGGCGGCCGCGAGCGCCACCGCGCCGATGACGTTGGGCGAGCCGGCCTCGTGGCGGGCGGGCCCGTCGTGCCAGGCGGTCTCGGTGACGCGCACGCGCTTCACGGCACCGCCGCCCGCGAGGTAGGGCGTCCCGGCGTCGAGCCAGTCGCGGCGGCCCACCAGCGCACCGGCGCCGTAGGGGGCGTACGTCTTGTGGCCGGAGTAGGCGACGTAGTCGACGCCGGTCTCGGCGAGGGAGAACGGGCGGTGCGGCACGAGCTGGGCGCCGTCGAGCACCACGCGGGCGCCGGCGGCGTGGGCGGCCTCGACCACCGCGGCCACGGGCAGGGACTCGCCGGTGACGTTGGAGGCGCCGGTGGTCGCCACGAGGGCGTAAGGGCCGCTCTCGCGCAGCTCGTCGCGCAGCGCCGCGAGCGTCGCGGCCACCGACGGGCCGCCGGTCAGCACGGTGGTGTCCGTGGTGCGCTGCCAGGGCAGCAGGTTGGCGTGGTGCTCGATGTCGAGGACGAGCACGCGGCCGGGCTGCCCGGTGGCAGGGTCGGCGGGCAGGCATCCGGCGAGCAGGTTCAGGGCGTCGGTGGTGTTGCGGGTGACGATGACGCCGTCGTCGTCGCGCGCGCCGACGAACGCGCCGATGGTGCGGCGCGCCTGCTCGTACAGGGCGGTGGACACCTGGGAGAGGTAGCCGGCGCCGCGGTGCACGGAGGCGTAGAGCGGCAGCACGCGGGCGACGTGGTCGGCGACGGCCTCGAGCGCGGGCGCGGAGGCGGCGACGTCGAGGTTGGCGTACGGGACCCGGCGTCCGTCGACGAGCGGCACGAGCGTGTCGGCGCCGACGACGGGCAGCGCGGGCGCGATGCCGTCGACACGGGCGGGGGCGTAGGTGGGGCTGGCGTGCTCGGCCACGGCGGTCGCAGCAGTCATGGCGGTCTCCTCTCGGCGCTTGCCGCGCGGGAGTGCCCGCACGGCCTGGTCGTCACCCGGGGCACCCCGCCGCGGAGGGAGGGTTGCCGGCCAGCGAGCCGGGGCTTGACGCTGGCACTCATGACCTGGGGAGCAGCCTGACCGCTGAGCCCGCGGATCGTCAACCGGGAACGCGGCGCGTTCCGGCATGCGGGACCGCGTTCCGAGACAGCGGCTCCGGCCCTGCACGTTCGGGGATACGATCGCCGCGACCATCCCGAGCGGCCGAGTGACGTGGCACGTCGACGCCGCAGCAACCCTGTGCCGCAGGGTGCTCCCGCCACGACCGATGGAGGCAGTCATGACCCAGCTCGACGTCGTCCCCGCCCAGGGATACGCCGGTGACATCACGCCCGAGCAGACGTGGGAACTGCTCACCACCGACCCCAGCGTCGTCCTGGTGGATGTTCGCACGCGGGCCGAGTGGGAGCACGTCGGCGTGCCCGACGTCGCGAGCGTCGGCAAGCGCACCGTGTTCACCCAGTGGGTGCTCAACAACGGCACCCCCAACCCCGGGTTCCTCGCGGACCTCAAGGCCGGGCTCGCCGAGGCGGGCGTCGGCGAGGATGCCACGTTCGTGTTCCTGTGCCGCTCGGGCCAGCGTTCGATCGCCGCCGCCCGCGTGGCCACGGCTGCGGGCCTCGGGCCGTCGTACAACGTGCTTCAGGGCTTCGAGGGCGCGCCGGGGATCTCGGGCGCCCGCGACGTCGAGGGCTGGAAGGTCGCCGGGCTGCCGTGGCGCACCACGTTCGCCGGAGGCGAGCCCGCAGGCGACGCGCGATGACGGTGCCTCACCCCATCGTCACCGGCCCCGCCGCCGACGCCACGCGTCCCGGCGGCTCGGGCCGGGGGCCGCTCCCGGCGAGCGCCCGGCCGCGCACCCTCGCGGTGCGCGGCGGTCACCGCCGCTCGGAGTTCCAGGAGACGTCGGAGCCCATCTACCTCACGCAGGGCTACACGTACGACTCGGCCGCCGACGCCGAGGCGGCGTTCGCCGGCGAGCTGCCGCGGTTCGTGTACTCGCGCTACGGCAACCCGACCGTGCACGCCTTCGAGGAGCGGCTGCGGCTGATCGAGGGCCCCGAGGCCGAGGCCTGCTACGCCACCGCGACCGGGATGAGCGCCGTGTTCACCACGCTCGCGGCGCTGGTCAAGGCCGGGTCCCGGATCGTGTCCGCGCGCGCTCTGTTCGGCTCGACGAACGTCATCTACGACGAGATCCTCGCCAAGTGGGGCGTGACCGTCGACCTGGTGGACGGGCACGTGCTCTCCCAGTGGGAAGAGGCGCTGTCCCGCCCCGCCGACGTGGTGTTCTTCGAGTCGCCGTCCAACCCCATGCAGGACCTCGTCGACGTGCGCCGCGTCGCCGAGCTGGGGCACGCGGCGGGCGCCGTCGTCGTCGTCGACAACGTGTTCGCGACCCCGGTGCTGCAGAAGCCGCTGCAGCTCGGCGCCGACGTCGTCGTCTACTCGGCGACCAAGCACATCGACGGGCAGGGCCGCGTGCTGGGCGGGGCGATCCTCGGGACGCGCGAGTTCCTCGAGGGCCCCGTGCAGACGTTCATCCGCAACACCGGCCCGTCGCTGTCGGCGTTCAACGCGTGGGTGCTGCTCAAAGGGCTGGAGACGCTGGACCTGCGCGTGCGCGCGCAGTCGGACGCGGCCCTCCAGGTCGCGACGGCCCTCGACTCCCTGCCAGGGCTGACGGCGGTGCGCTACCCGTTCCTCGCGTCGCACCCGCAGCACGAGCTCGCCGTGGCGCAGCAGTCGGGCGGCGGCACCGTGGTGACGTTCGACCTTGCCGTGCCGGCCGGGACGGACCCGGTCGAGGCGAAGAAGCGCACGTTCCGGTTCCTCGACGGCCTGCAGATCGTCGACATCTCCAACAACCTCGGCGACGCCAAGTCGATGGTCACGCACCCGGCGACCACGACCCACCGCAAGCTCGGCCCCGCCGGCCGCGCCGCCGTGGGCATCGCGGAGACGACGGTCCGCCTGTCGGTGGGCCTCGAGGACCCGCAGGACATCATCGACGACGTCGAGCAGGCCCTCGCAACCTCCCTTTGAACGTACGCGCGGCTGGCGTTCTGGCCCCGAAACCGCCAGTCGCGCATACGTTCAATCGGAGGGGAAACGCAGCACCGCCTGGTCCGGTGCCAGACGTCCCGGTTCCCACACGGCGCGGCGCAGGATCGGCTCGACCAGGCGCGGCAGGGCGCCGCGCCACACGTCGGCGGCGGTGACGCGGACGAGCTGGATGCCGCCCGTCACCAGGGCGTTCTGGCGCGTGCGGTCATGAAGGAGGGCCTCGGGGCGTGAGTGCGGGTCCGCGCCGTCGATCTCCGCGACGAGCCAGCGGTCCGCCCCCAGCCACCACGCCAGGTCACATCGCGCGACAAAGCGTCCGGCCGCGTCGACGACCTCCAGCTGCAGCACGTCGGGCGGGACCCCGACGTCGATGCAGCTCAGCCTGCCCGCCGACTCGAGCGTCGACTCGGCACGCGAGTCGGCGAGCGCCCAGACGTCGTGGGTCCGCTCCACGCCGCGTCGCCCGCGGGCCCGCTCGTGGGCGGCCGCCACGCCCGCCGCGTCGATCAGGCCGCGGTGCAGCGCGCTGTCGAGGACCGCGAGAGCGCGTCGTCGGCCCAGGTCGGAGACCGACTGCACCAGCGCGTCTGCCA
The Xylanimonas cellulosilytica DSM 15894 DNA segment above includes these coding regions:
- a CDS encoding amidase, producing the protein MTELHERTAVDLRELLLGGSVSPVELTEHYLARVAARNDRLGAFATVTADAARERAAALTRERAAGEALDDDVDQVLWGLPSGDKDLWDRAGVPTGFGSRAFAGPYAYVPDVSSDVVAQLDAAGTVSLGKTAAPELGFPAYTEGLGFPPARNPWDPTRTAGGSSGGAAVAVAAGMLPFAPGSDGGGSIRIPAAACGVVGLKPTRGLLPAGGGVDSVGGLVVTGPIARTVADAALLLEGMIARGPDGAAAHPYTLRQAAGERWSYVDAATGGAGRKFRLAVSTFSPWTGFYDITPTPEALAAHYAGVTALAGLGHDLTDLVREPDATYAPAFRTLWMAGAAALPIDDPERLALLEPLTRWLVGVGRKVTARELVEALRALAAFERTTLERIAPYDAVVLPALGMVPPELGWFDAQDPERNFEQQCQFTPYTSMVNVTGLPAITVPTQWTAPTPTAPAGMPMGIQLVGRPGGEHTLLEIAAQLEDTLRWPERRPPTW
- a CDS encoding aminotransferase class V-fold PLP-dependent enzyme — translated: MTAATAVAEHASPTYAPARVDGIAPALPVVGADTLVPLVDGRRVPYANLDVAASAPALEAVADHVARVLPLYASVHRGAGYLSQVSTALYEQARRTIGAFVGARDDDGVIVTRNTTDALNLLAGCLPADPATGQPGRVLVLDIEHHANLLPWQRTTDTTVLTGGPSVAATLAALRDELRESGPYALVATTGASNVTGESLPVAAVVEAAHAAGARVVLDGAQLVPHRPFSLAETGVDYVAYSGHKTYAPYGAGALVGRRDWLDAGTPYLAGGGAVKRVRVTETAWHDGPARHEAGSPNVIGAVALAAAADALRAVDPAELALHEAALRDRLVVGLGNLDRVQVVRCWDDAVDPVGVVTFTVTGYDPGLVAAYLSAEHGIGVRDGRFCAHPLLGRLGFDAGAVRASVGVGTPGSDVERLIAAVAALVEHGPQAQYDVVDGLWVVVDDPRPVPEGLGLDGLLATAALGDPTGCTPTVP
- a CDS encoding rhodanese-like domain-containing protein, whose translation is MTQLDVVPAQGYAGDITPEQTWELLTTDPSVVLVDVRTRAEWEHVGVPDVASVGKRTVFTQWVLNNGTPNPGFLADLKAGLAEAGVGEDATFVFLCRSGQRSIAAARVATAAGLGPSYNVLQGFEGAPGISGARDVEGWKVAGLPWRTTFAGGEPAGDAR
- a CDS encoding O-succinylhomoserine sulfhydrylase, which encodes MTVPHPIVTGPAADATRPGGSGRGPLPASARPRTLAVRGGHRRSEFQETSEPIYLTQGYTYDSAADAEAAFAGELPRFVYSRYGNPTVHAFEERLRLIEGPEAEACYATATGMSAVFTTLAALVKAGSRIVSARALFGSTNVIYDEILAKWGVTVDLVDGHVLSQWEEALSRPADVVFFESPSNPMQDLVDVRRVAELGHAAGAVVVVDNVFATPVLQKPLQLGADVVVYSATKHIDGQGRVLGGAILGTREFLEGPVQTFIRNTGPSLSAFNAWVLLKGLETLDLRVRAQSDAALQVATALDSLPGLTAVRYPFLASHPQHELAVAQQSGGGTVVTFDLAVPAGTDPVEAKKRTFRFLDGLQIVDISNNLGDAKSMVTHPATTTHRKLGPAGRAAVGIAETTVRLSVGLEDPQDIIDDVEQALATSL
- a CDS encoding type IV toxin-antitoxin system AbiEi family antitoxin domain-containing protein, whose translation is MPPDLLALAARQEGLLAFAQFTEHGVDGARVARLVAQSRLLKVARGVYDTVLVPPRERGGPDAFDHRRRRSALTPLLALGPKAFAVGMCALALHGVEGLPAEIPPEAAVSDAGPRRLGPGIVVRRYRDCSTVVVGGWRAACVADALVQSVSDLGRRRALAVLDSALHRGLIDAAGVAAAHERARGRRGVERTHDVWALADSRAESTLESAGRLSCIDVGVPPDVLQLEVVDAAGRFVARCDLAWWLGADRWLVAEIDGADPHSRPEALLHDRTRQNALVTGGIQLVRVTAADVWRGALPRLVEPILRRAVWEPGRLAPDQAVLRFPSD